In Halobaculum magnesiiphilum, the following proteins share a genomic window:
- a CDS encoding DUF5820 family protein, whose product MDALDPDELADGWRLWNEEPNGRAIVVFRPDVFDADRFPAPCLPTVYLTNGSRRARPGSGQRTTDEWHVILFLEPEVEVESTTFDDRTAALDGVRDVTERFVAGDIDHRGAYQVPREAYLDALDDLLGEE is encoded by the coding sequence CTGGACGCCCTCGACCCCGACGAGCTCGCCGACGGCTGGCGGCTGTGGAACGAGGAGCCGAACGGCCGCGCGATCGTGGTGTTCCGCCCCGACGTGTTCGACGCCGATCGGTTCCCCGCGCCGTGTCTCCCCACGGTGTATCTCACGAACGGCTCCCGCCGCGCGCGACCGGGGTCGGGCCAGCGGACCACCGACGAGTGGCACGTCATCCTCTTCCTTGAGCCCGAAGTCGAGGTCGAGTCGACGACGTTCGACGACCGGACGGCCGCGCTCGACGGCGTTCGCGACGTGACCGAGCGGTTCGTCGCCGGCGACATCGACCACCGCGGCGCCTACCAGGTCCCGCGGGAGGCGTACCTCGACGCGCTCGACGACCTGCTCGGCGAGGAGTGA
- a CDS encoding DUF7537 family lipoprotein: MRRPAAVLACLCLVLAGCGATGSPGGDARTVAPALAGTPTPTATPETPVRPPGVNASASGIDRRALVAAHEEALDGRSVTVRTSRRVVADDGTVILDGFRRSRTDGLAQFFSRRITETPYRRADGRTFNVSYWRNDTVTVRRWPDGNRSVTLDTDFPTRQLFDRTGAAAVETILSGYELQYAGTTTRDGETLHVLTEASAEQRYRPLRTNVCLRVLVTGEGVVRSITATYRTDEYGRSARVTVEFRVTNVSDTEVPRPEWVDEALAEDG, translated from the coding sequence ATGCGTCGTCCGGCCGCGGTCCTCGCGTGTCTGTGTCTCGTGCTCGCCGGGTGCGGCGCGACGGGGTCGCCCGGGGGCGACGCGCGGACCGTCGCTCCCGCGCTCGCGGGGACCCCGACCCCCACCGCGACCCCGGAGACGCCGGTCCGGCCGCCCGGCGTGAACGCCAGTGCATCCGGAATCGACCGCCGCGCCCTGGTGGCGGCCCACGAGGAGGCGCTCGACGGCCGGTCGGTGACGGTTCGGACGAGCCGCCGCGTCGTCGCGGACGACGGGACCGTGATCCTCGACGGGTTCCGGCGCTCCCGGACGGACGGGCTCGCACAGTTCTTCAGCCGACGGATCACCGAAACGCCGTACCGGCGGGCGGACGGTCGGACGTTCAACGTCTCCTACTGGCGCAACGACACCGTCACCGTCCGTCGGTGGCCCGACGGGAACCGGTCGGTGACGCTCGACACCGACTTCCCGACCCGGCAGTTGTTCGACCGGACGGGCGCCGCCGCCGTCGAGACCATCCTTTCCGGATACGAACTCCAGTATGCGGGGACGACGACGCGCGACGGGGAGACGCTCCACGTGCTGACGGAGGCGTCCGCCGAACAGCGGTACCGACCGCTTCGGACGAATGTGTGCCTGCGCGTGCTCGTCACCGGGGAGGGCGTCGTTCGGTCGATCACGGCGACCTACCGGACCGACGAGTACGGGCGGTCGGCGCGTGTGACCGTCGAGTTCCGCGTCACGAACGTCTCGGATACCGAGGTCCCCCGGCCGGAGTGGGTCGACGAAGCGCTCGCCGAGGACGGCTGA
- a CDS encoding UPF0179 family protein: MSTVTLIGTRLASEGTEFVYRGESSACEGCPYRGQCLNLVEGRRYRVTGVRDGTQALDCAVHADASVRAVEVEPAEITANVASRGAYAGSRASLEGPCPHVDCPSHELCEPLGADFDEEYRIAEVQGDPPHEVCHLDRDLTTVTFETTDGG; the protein is encoded by the coding sequence ATGTCCACCGTCACGCTCATCGGCACGCGACTCGCGTCCGAGGGCACCGAGTTCGTTTACCGAGGGGAGTCGAGCGCCTGCGAGGGCTGTCCCTACCGCGGGCAGTGTCTCAACCTCGTCGAGGGGCGACGCTACCGGGTGACCGGCGTCCGCGACGGGACGCAGGCGCTCGACTGCGCCGTCCACGCCGACGCGAGCGTCCGCGCCGTCGAGGTCGAACCCGCCGAGATCACCGCGAACGTCGCCTCGCGCGGCGCGTACGCCGGGTCGCGGGCGTCGCTGGAGGGGCCGTGTCCGCACGTCGACTGCCCGAGCCACGAGCTGTGCGAGCCACTGGGAGCCGATTTCGACGAGGAATATCGTATCGCGGAGGTACAGGGCGACCCGCCCCACGAGGTGTGCCACCTCGACCGCGACCTGACGACGGTGACGTTCGAGACGACAGACGGGGGATAG
- a CDS encoding PrkA family serine protein kinase yields MSEQTDNANDRASGEVSSTHTLEELSREYKRSVPEDLREAKPFEWYLREVTADPRVARNTHQRVADMFDHYGTRYDEDAGVVEYLLASEDPLHDGENAFYGREVHESIHEFVNKVKSGARGLGPEKRIKLLLGPVGSGKSHFDWLVRRYFEDYTRSDEGRMYTFRWTDLCSVIEDQDPADDTVRSAMNQEPLVLLPQEQRDEVIAELNGNLDAPYTVRNEQSLDPASGFYMDELLAHYEDDLQAVLENHVEVVRLVADENQRRCIETFEPKDKKNQDETELTGDVNYSKLAVYGENDPRAFDYAGAFCNANRGIFSGEELLKLQREFLYDFLHASQEQTIKPRNNPRIDIDQVIVGRTNMPEYRDKKGDEKMEAFNDRTKRIDYPYVLEYDEEAEIYRKMLRNADVPDIHIEPHAMEMAGLFGVLTRIEEPTDESVSLVQKAKAYNGEIDETDEIDERKLRENGDRAADIAEGMEGVSARFIGDEIAEAIMDSRHRDRGYLSPLAVFKHFETNLENHGSIPEENLDTYHRYLELVREEYKERAIEDVRHALAYDVDEIRRQGEKYMDHVMAYIDDTTVEDDLTGREQEPDETFLRSVEEKLEVPGDRKDDFRQEVANWVSRRAREGSSFDPQENDRLRRALERKLWEDKKHNINFSALVSAGELDDDERAAWVDALTEQGYSAEGAREVLEFAGAEVAKSELEE; encoded by the coding sequence ATGAGTGAACAGACCGACAACGCGAACGACCGCGCGTCAGGGGAGGTATCGAGCACGCACACACTCGAGGAGCTCAGCCGGGAGTACAAGCGATCGGTCCCGGAGGACCTCCGGGAGGCGAAGCCGTTCGAATGGTATCTCCGGGAGGTCACGGCCGACCCCAGAGTCGCACGCAACACCCACCAGCGCGTCGCCGACATGTTCGACCACTACGGCACGCGCTACGACGAGGACGCGGGCGTCGTGGAGTACCTCCTCGCCTCGGAGGACCCGCTTCACGACGGCGAGAACGCCTTCTACGGCCGGGAGGTCCACGAGTCGATCCACGAGTTCGTCAACAAGGTGAAATCCGGCGCGCGGGGGCTCGGCCCCGAGAAGCGCATCAAGCTGCTGTTGGGCCCGGTCGGCTCGGGCAAGAGCCACTTCGACTGGCTCGTCCGGCGGTACTTCGAGGACTACACCCGCAGCGACGAGGGCCGGATGTACACCTTCAGGTGGACCGACCTCTGTTCGGTCATCGAGGACCAGGACCCCGCCGACGACACCGTTCGCTCGGCGATGAACCAGGAGCCCCTCGTCTTGCTTCCGCAGGAACAGCGCGACGAGGTGATCGCGGAGCTGAACGGGAACCTCGACGCGCCCTACACCGTCCGCAACGAGCAGAGCCTCGACCCCGCGTCTGGCTTCTACATGGACGAGTTGCTCGCCCATTACGAGGACGACCTGCAGGCGGTGCTGGAGAACCACGTCGAGGTGGTGCGGCTCGTCGCCGACGAGAACCAGCGCCGCTGCATCGAGACGTTCGAACCCAAGGACAAGAAGAACCAGGACGAGACGGAGCTCACCGGCGACGTGAACTACTCGAAGCTCGCGGTGTACGGCGAGAACGACCCGCGAGCGTTCGACTACGCGGGGGCATTCTGTAACGCCAACCGCGGCATCTTCTCGGGCGAGGAGCTGTTGAAGCTCCAGCGGGAGTTCCTCTACGACTTCCTGCACGCCAGCCAGGAGCAGACGATCAAGCCGCGAAACAACCCGCGGATCGACATCGACCAGGTGATCGTCGGCCGGACGAACATGCCCGAGTACCGCGACAAGAAGGGCGACGAGAAGATGGAGGCGTTCAACGACCGCACGAAGCGGATCGACTACCCGTACGTCCTGGAGTACGACGAGGAGGCGGAGATCTACCGGAAGATGCTCCGCAACGCCGACGTGCCCGACATTCACATCGAGCCCCACGCCATGGAGATGGCCGGCCTCTTCGGCGTGCTCACCCGGATCGAGGAGCCGACCGACGAGTCCGTCTCGCTGGTCCAGAAGGCGAAGGCGTACAACGGCGAGATCGACGAGACCGACGAGATCGACGAGCGCAAGCTCAGGGAGAACGGCGACCGCGCCGCCGACATCGCCGAGGGAATGGAGGGCGTCTCCGCCCGGTTCATCGGCGACGAGATCGCCGAGGCGATCATGGACTCCCGCCACAGGGACCGCGGCTACCTCTCGCCGCTGGCGGTGTTCAAACACTTCGAGACGAACCTCGAGAACCACGGGTCGATCCCCGAGGAGAACCTCGACACCTATCACCGCTACCTCGAACTCGTCCGCGAGGAGTACAAGGAGCGCGCCATCGAGGACGTGCGCCACGCGCTGGCGTACGACGTCGACGAGATCCGCCGCCAGGGCGAGAAGTACATGGACCACGTGATGGCGTACATCGACGACACCACCGTCGAGGACGACCTCACCGGGCGCGAGCAGGAGCCCGACGAGACGTTCCTCCGGTCGGTCGAGGAGAAGCTGGAGGTGCCCGGCGACCGCAAGGACGACTTCCGCCAGGAGGTCGCCAACTGGGTGAGCCGCCGCGCCCGCGAGGGGTCGAGCTTCGATCCCCAGGAGAACGACCGCCTCCGGCGCGCCCTCGAGCGCAAGCTCTGGGAGGACAAGAAACACAACATCAACTTCTCCGCGCTGGTGTCGGCCGGAGAACTCGACGACGACGAGCGCGCCGCGTGGGTCGACGCCCTGACGGAGCAGGGGTACTCCGCCGAGGGCGCCCGCGAGGTACTGGAGTTCGCCGGCGCGGAGGTCGCCAAGAGCGAACTCGAGGAGTGA